A stretch of Eleutherodactylus coqui strain aEleCoq1 chromosome 2, aEleCoq1.hap1, whole genome shotgun sequence DNA encodes these proteins:
- the NKX2-5 gene encoding homeobox protein Nkx-2.5, with product MFASPMTSTPFSVKDILNLEQHQSSLSTMDISPRLDTSSCMLSSFKQESYPGTPCLSELTEELSQRDNSKGPSPFPASFFVKNYLEMDSSKEHKEDKKDLCSLQKNLETDKRDLEDPDRPRQRKRRKPRVLFSQAQVYELERRFKQQKYLSAPERDHLANVLKLTSTQVKIWFQNRRYKCKRQRQDQTLEMVGLPPPRRIAVPVLVRDGKPCLGESSPYNSPYNVSINPYSYNTYPPYSNYSNPACSGSYNCSYSSMPSMQPTSAGNNFMNFSVGDLNTVQTPIQQASSVSALHGIRAW from the exons ATGTTTGCCAGCCCCATGACTTCTACTCCATTTTCTGTCAAAGACATTCTGAACTTAGAGCAGCATCAGAGTAGCCTCTCTACAATGGACATCTCCCCCAGGCTGGACACCTCTTCATGTATGCTCTCCAGCTTCAAGCAAGAGTCCTATCCAGGCACTCCCTGCCTTTCAGAGCTCACTGAGGAGCTGTCTCAGAGGGACAACAGTAAGGGGCCCTCTCCTTTCCCTGCATCTTTCTTTGTCAAAAACTACTTGGAAATGGACTCATCTAAGGAGCACAAAGAAGACAAGAAAG atctctgctctttgcaaaaaaatttggaaacTGATAAGCGCGACTTAGAAGACCCGGACAGACCAAGACAACGAAAAAGAAGAAAGCCCAGGGTACTGTTCTCGCAAGCCCAGGTCTACGAACTGGAAAGGCGATTCAAACAGCAAAAATATCTATCAGCCCCTGAGAGAGACCACTTAGCCAATGTTTTGAAGCTCACATCCACACAGGTGAAAATCTGGTTCCAGAACAGAAGGTATAAATGCAAACGACAAAGACAAGATCAGACTTTGGAAATGGTGGGCCTTCCACCCCCAAGGAGGATAGCAGTACCAGTTCTGGTGAGAGATGGCAAACCTTGTTTGGGAGAGTCCTCTCCCTACAATTCCCCTTATAATGTCAGTATTAACCCTTACAGTTACAACACTTATCCTCCCTACTCCAACTACAGTAATCCAGCCTGCAGTGGCAGCTACAACTGCAGTTACTCATCCATGCCAAGCATGCAACCCACCTCAGCTGGTAATAACTTCATGAATTTTAGTGTGGGGGACTTAAACACAGTGCAGACACCCATTCAACAAGCAAGCAGTGTATCTGCACTCCATGGCATCCGAGCATGGTAG